Proteins from a genomic interval of Chroococcidiopsis thermalis PCC 7203:
- a CDS encoding amino acid ABC transporter substrate-binding protein, whose protein sequence is MFKRSVLLVGVALVATPLTACSQFYSQSPQPQGTAQTGSSPAAGGGGGTLDAAKSRGRLACGVSGTLPGFSYVDQAGKYSGLDVDICRAIAAALFDDPNAVDFRNLNAKERFTALQAGEVDILSRNTTWTMSRDTSVGLEFLPVTFYDGQGVMVKKSAGTKDLKGLQGKAVCMETGTTTEQNFADQMRKIGVKYTPLVFEDANAVYAAYEQGRCQAVSTDRSGLVSRRTTLKNPQDNIILDALLSKEPLTPAVKNGDSRWFDAVKWTVFGLIEAEELGINSQNIDQFAKSQDPVVKRLLGTEGNLGQGAGLPNDFVARAVRKVGNYGEIYNRNLGPGTPFNLPRGQNDIWEKGGLHYAPPFR, encoded by the coding sequence ATGTTCAAAAGGAGTGTACTGCTAGTGGGTGTTGCGCTGGTAGCAACTCCTTTAACTGCTTGCAGCCAATTTTATTCCCAGTCACCACAGCCACAGGGAACCGCTCAAACAGGAAGTAGCCCAGCCGCAGGGGGAGGAGGGGGTACATTAGATGCAGCTAAGTCTCGCGGTAGGCTAGCGTGCGGTGTCAGTGGTACTTTACCAGGGTTTAGCTACGTAGACCAAGCAGGTAAGTATTCTGGACTCGATGTGGATATCTGTCGGGCGATCGCAGCGGCTTTATTTGACGATCCGAATGCTGTCGATTTCCGCAATCTGAACGCAAAAGAGAGATTCACTGCCCTGCAAGCAGGAGAAGTCGATATTCTCAGTCGCAATACGACTTGGACGATGAGTCGCGATACTTCGGTAGGGCTGGAGTTTCTTCCCGTGACGTTTTATGACGGTCAGGGCGTAATGGTGAAGAAATCTGCTGGGACAAAAGACTTGAAGGGTTTGCAAGGCAAAGCTGTTTGCATGGAGACGGGAACCACTACCGAGCAAAACTTTGCCGACCAAATGCGCAAAATTGGAGTGAAATACACGCCCCTAGTATTTGAAGATGCTAATGCCGTTTACGCAGCATACGAACAAGGTCGGTGTCAGGCTGTGAGTACCGATCGCTCTGGATTGGTATCCCGTCGAACAACGCTGAAAAATCCGCAAGATAATATTATTCTAGATGCGCTTTTATCCAAAGAACCACTAACACCAGCCGTGAAAAACGGAGACTCCCGCTGGTTTGATGCGGTTAAGTGGACGGTCTTTGGCTTAATTGAAGCCGAAGAACTGGGGATTAATTCTCAAAACATCGACCAATTCGCCAAAAGCCAAGACCCAGTTGTCAAAAGATTGCTAGGCACGGAAGGGAATTTAGGTCAAGGTGCGGGTTTACCGAATGATTTTGTTGCCCGTGCAGTGAGGAAAGTCGGCAACTACGGCGAGATTTACAACCGTAATCTCGGACCTGGCACGCCATTCAATTTACCACGCGGTCAGAACGATATCTGGGAGAAAGGTGGTTTACACTACGCTCCACCGTTCAGGTAA
- a CDS encoding amino acid ABC transporter ATP-binding protein, producing MTNDNSQPMIIAENVHKWYSSNKFYVLRGVSLTVNRGEVVVVMGPSGSGKSTFIRTFNALEDYQQGRIEVDGIALTHDLRNIDAIRKEVGMVFQQFNLFPHLTVLQNVTLSPIWVRRWKKQKAEEVAMQLLERVGILEQAQKYPGQLSGGQQQRVAIARALAMQPKIMLFDEPTSALDPEMVREVLDVMRSLARSGMTMVVVTHEVGFAREVADRIVLMDGGMLVEQAPPQEFFQNPKEERTRKFLSQIL from the coding sequence ATGACAAATGACAATTCACAACCAATGATTATTGCTGAGAACGTCCATAAGTGGTATAGCAGCAATAAATTTTACGTCCTGCGTGGGGTTAGCCTTACCGTGAATCGGGGGGAGGTGGTGGTGGTGATGGGTCCCTCTGGTTCGGGTAAATCTACGTTTATTCGCACGTTTAATGCTTTAGAAGATTACCAACAAGGGCGAATTGAAGTCGATGGAATTGCCCTAACTCACGATTTGCGTAACATAGATGCAATTCGTAAAGAAGTGGGAATGGTGTTTCAGCAATTTAATTTGTTTCCTCACCTTACCGTACTACAAAACGTAACTCTTTCGCCGATTTGGGTACGCCGCTGGAAAAAGCAAAAAGCGGAAGAAGTCGCCATGCAACTGTTGGAAAGGGTAGGAATTTTAGAACAAGCGCAAAAGTACCCAGGACAACTTTCTGGCGGACAACAACAACGGGTAGCGATCGCCCGGGCATTAGCAATGCAGCCTAAAATTATGTTATTTGACGAACCTACATCAGCCCTCGATCCAGAAATGGTACGGGAAGTGTTAGATGTGATGAGGAGTCTAGCGCGATCGGGGATGACAATGGTAGTCGTGACGCACGAAGTTGGGTTTGCCCGCGAAGTTGCCGATCGCATCGTTTTAATGGATGGTGGAATGTTAGTCGAACAAGCCCCACCCCAAGAATTTTTTCAAAACCCCAAAGAAGAACGGACGCGCAAGTTTTTATCGCAAATTTTGTAA
- a CDS encoding amino acid ABC transporter permease produces the protein MQIQSSAPPTPPTSPLNWVQKNLFSTWYNSILTIVCLAVIIWGLSNFISWALTAAQWGVVGANLRLFFVGRFPPELYWRVWTALGLIIGLAGLCWGYIVRNSPIFSRTILFVLGVMIAAIVLLPLELSARLWILAIAIIAIVGYAVGRKLPTSISPWLTPAWGLVFIVNVWLIGGGLGLASVPTNVWSGLLLTLLTAICGIVLSFPFGVLLALGRQSPLPIVRILSILYIEVVRGLPLIGILFLAQVMLPLFLPPNFRNLDRVLRAIAGLVLFSAAYLAENIRGGLQAIPRGQYEAAKALGLSSPLVVLLIVLPQALKAVIPAIVGQFIGLFKDTSLLALFGLLELTGISRSILAQPQFLGRYAEVYLFIGLLYWLFCYGMSTASRYLERKLNVSN, from the coding sequence TTGCAAATCCAATCGTCTGCGCCTCCTACCCCACCCACATCTCCCCTGAACTGGGTACAGAAAAATTTGTTCAGTACTTGGTACAACAGTATTCTGACAATTGTTTGCTTAGCAGTCATTATTTGGGGACTGAGTAACTTTATTAGTTGGGCATTAACCGCAGCACAGTGGGGGGTCGTGGGTGCAAACTTGCGGCTCTTTTTTGTCGGTCGATTTCCTCCGGAATTGTATTGGCGGGTGTGGACGGCGCTGGGACTGATTATCGGTTTAGCAGGGCTTTGTTGGGGTTATATTGTTAGAAATTCTCCCATATTTAGCCGGACAATTTTATTTGTTTTAGGGGTAATGATTGCAGCTATTGTACTGCTACCTTTAGAACTGAGTGCGCGTCTATGGATATTAGCGATCGCCATTATTGCTATAGTTGGCTACGCAGTTGGACGCAAATTACCTACTAGTATTAGCCCTTGGCTAACACCAGCTTGGGGATTAGTATTTATCGTCAATGTTTGGTTAATTGGAGGTGGTTTAGGTTTAGCTTCAGTCCCAACAAATGTATGGTCGGGGCTATTACTAACCCTACTCACAGCAATTTGCGGGATCGTACTGTCGTTTCCCTTTGGCGTTTTACTCGCCCTCGGTCGCCAAAGTCCATTACCTATAGTCCGGATCTTATCGATCCTCTACATTGAAGTCGTGCGCGGGTTGCCATTAATTGGCATTTTATTCTTAGCCCAGGTAATGTTACCGTTATTTCTCCCGCCTAACTTCCGCAATTTAGATCGCGTACTACGGGCGATCGCTGGACTAGTATTATTTAGTGCAGCGTATTTAGCAGAAAATATCCGTGGTGGATTACAAGCTATACCTAGAGGACAATACGAAGCCGCTAAAGCCTTGGGTTTAAGTTCGCCTTTAGTTGTGTTACTGATCGTATTACCCCAGGCACTTAAAGCCGTAATTCCCGCGATCGTCGGTCAATTTATTGGTTTATTTAAAGATACATCTCTACTAGCTCTATTTGGTTTACTAGAATTAACCGGAATCTCTCGCTCGATTTTGGCACAACCCCAATTTCTCGGACGTTATGCCGAAGTTTATTTATTCATTGGCTTACTCTACTGGCTCTTTTGTTATGGAATGTCTACTGCAAGTCGCTATTTAGAACGGAAATTAAATGTTAGTAACTAA
- a CDS encoding amino acid ABC transporter permease — MKLQKLLRDDRFWQIAGQAIAVLLVVIFVALIWDNLTYNLRQLGIQLGFDFLGVQASFDIGESIIPYDPSNSYSRAIFVGLLNSLRVVAIGLVLATIFGLVFGIAQLSDNWLVRRIAISYVEIFRNVPLLLQLFFWYFAVFINLPGIENPITLLGSTYLTGQGVFFPWLEIGAGGGIWLVLLLAGIVGAIALWRWRGRVMVERGQAGHQIWYALGSILGAIVIAFVLTRNIPFQLSIPQVTQGQIEGGLRLSPEFCALLAGLVIYTSSYIAEIVRAGILAVPKGQWEAARALGLKPNRIMQMVILPQALRVIIPPLTSHYLNLAKNSSLAIAVGFPDVYFVASTTFNQTGRAVEVMLLIMITYLTTSLTISLIMNLYNRTVQIKER, encoded by the coding sequence ATGAAGTTGCAGAAACTATTACGAGACGATCGCTTCTGGCAGATTGCCGGACAGGCGATCGCGGTTTTGTTGGTGGTAATTTTTGTTGCTCTGATTTGGGATAATCTCACTTATAATCTGCGGCAATTAGGCATTCAGTTAGGATTTGATTTTTTGGGAGTGCAAGCCTCCTTTGATATTGGCGAAAGCATCATTCCCTACGATCCGTCTAATAGCTATAGTCGGGCAATATTTGTCGGATTGCTTAATTCATTGCGTGTGGTAGCAATCGGTCTAGTTTTAGCTACTATTTTTGGATTGGTCTTTGGTATTGCCCAACTTTCAGATAACTGGTTGGTACGACGTATTGCTATTTCTTATGTAGAAATCTTCCGCAATGTACCTCTACTATTGCAACTATTTTTTTGGTACTTTGCCGTTTTTATCAACCTACCAGGAATTGAAAATCCTATTACTCTTCTTGGTTCTACTTACCTGACGGGACAAGGCGTGTTTTTTCCGTGGCTGGAAATTGGGGCGGGGGGAGGCATTTGGTTGGTGTTACTGCTGGCGGGAATTGTTGGGGCGATCGCCTTGTGGCGCTGGCGGGGGCGCGTCATGGTAGAACGAGGACAGGCAGGACATCAAATTTGGTATGCTTTGGGTTCGATTTTAGGGGCTATCGTTATCGCTTTTGTCTTGACCCGCAATATTCCCTTTCAGTTGAGTATTCCGCAAGTTACGCAGGGACAGATTGAGGGTGGATTGCGTCTGTCGCCAGAGTTTTGCGCCCTCCTTGCTGGACTGGTGATTTATACGAGTAGTTATATTGCTGAAATTGTGCGGGCGGGGATTCTAGCCGTACCAAAAGGGCAATGGGAAGCAGCTCGTGCTTTGGGACTGAAGCCGAATCGGATCATGCAAATGGTGATTTTACCGCAAGCATTGCGCGTAATTATACCACCCTTGACGAGTCACTACCTCAACTTAGCGAAAAACTCCAGTTTGGCGATCGCAGTTGGTTTTCCCGATGTTTATTTTGTTGCTTCCACCACGTTTAATCAGACGGGACGGGCTGTGGAAGTGATGTTGCTAATTATGATTACCTATCTAACTACAAGCTTAACCATCTCTCTCATCATGAATTTATACAACCGCACTGTGCAAATTAAGGAGAGATAG